A single Natranaerobius thermophilus JW/NM-WN-LF DNA region contains:
- the dnaB gene encoding replicative DNA helicase, with translation MAGITDRIPPQNIEAEQSVLGAMLLDGEAISSVTEFLRPGDFYKEAHEKIFRAVVSLAENNEPVDLVTLSEQLRNEGLLEEVGGASYLADLANAVPTAAHVHYYAKIVEEKSLLRQLISASTKIVSMSYEDPDEVDKILDEAEKLIFEVSQKTTTQDFVPVKEILMETFDNIENLYHNQGNVTGLPTGFIDLDQRLSGFQPSDLIILAARPSMGKTTLALNMAQHVSIRESRPVAIFSLEMSKDQLVQRMLCAEANIDAHRLRTGDLTSEDWPKLTKAIGPISEAPIFIDDTASISVMEMRAKARRLKAEHGLEAIFIDYLQLMQGHQNPENRQQEISQISRSLKSLAKELNVPVIALSQLSRAVEQRQDKRPMLSDLLESGGIEANADVVLFIYRDGYYNSESEKPNIAEVIVAKQRNGPVGTVELFFKNDFNKFLNTEYRYDEQVE, from the coding sequence GTGGCTGGTATAACAGATCGAATTCCACCGCAAAATATAGAAGCTGAACAATCAGTTCTTGGTGCGATGTTACTTGATGGTGAAGCTATATCATCCGTGACGGAATTTCTCAGACCAGGTGATTTTTACAAAGAGGCTCATGAAAAGATATTTAGAGCGGTGGTTTCCCTGGCAGAAAACAATGAGCCAGTAGATTTAGTTACTCTTTCAGAACAGTTACGCAATGAGGGGCTGCTAGAAGAAGTTGGTGGTGCATCATATTTGGCTGACTTAGCTAATGCGGTGCCCACAGCAGCCCATGTTCATTATTATGCAAAAATAGTAGAAGAAAAATCTTTGCTCCGCCAACTAATCTCAGCATCAACAAAAATTGTTAGTATGAGTTATGAAGATCCCGATGAAGTTGATAAAATTCTTGACGAAGCAGAAAAACTTATTTTTGAAGTTAGTCAAAAGACTACTACTCAGGATTTCGTTCCAGTGAAAGAAATTTTAATGGAAACCTTTGATAACATTGAAAATTTATATCATAATCAAGGGAATGTTACAGGACTTCCTACTGGTTTTATTGATTTAGATCAAAGGTTGTCAGGGTTTCAACCTTCTGATTTAATCATTCTTGCGGCTAGGCCTTCCATGGGTAAAACAACTTTGGCCTTGAATATGGCTCAACATGTATCTATTAGAGAGTCCCGACCAGTGGCAATTTTTAGTTTAGAGATGAGTAAAGATCAACTGGTACAAAGAATGCTATGTGCCGAGGCTAATATCGACGCCCATCGTTTACGTACAGGTGATTTAACAAGTGAAGACTGGCCTAAACTAACCAAAGCTATTGGACCGATATCAGAGGCACCTATATTCATTGATGATACGGCTTCTATTTCTGTAATGGAAATGAGGGCTAAGGCCAGACGATTAAAGGCAGAGCATGGATTAGAGGCAATATTTATTGACTATCTGCAATTAATGCAGGGTCATCAGAACCCAGAAAACAGACAGCAAGAAATTTCACAAATTTCCAGATCATTGAAGTCTCTAGCTAAAGAATTAAATGTACCTGTCATAGCTCTTTCTCAGTTATCTAGAGCGGTTGAGCAAAGACAGGACAAGCGTCCAATGTTAAGTGATTTGCTTGAATCAGGTGGAATTGAAGCTAATGCTGACGTTGTATTATTTATTTACAGAGATGGTTATTATAATAGTGAAAGCGAAAAACCAAATATAGCAGAGGTAATAGTTGCCAAACAAAGAAACGGTCCTGTAGGAACTGTTGAATTATTTTTCAAAAATGACTTTAATAAGTTCTTAAATACTGAATATAGATATGATGAACAGGTAGAATGA
- a CDS encoding MazG-like family protein: MSWKNESGNIAKNIRFLEWLKGELVESVGKLFKALIEGSEKLILDALTGILITVYLLAKRVGIDFDDLEAASIEKIDDQIEKGHEAESWYGDLSALKSYLDNQKR, translated from the coding sequence ATGAGCTGGAAAAATGAAAGTGGTAATATAGCGAAGAATATTCGTTTTTTAGAATGGCTTAAGGGAGAACTAGTTGAATCAGTAGGAAAGCTATTTAAGGCACTCATAGAAGGATCTGAAAAGTTAATACTAGATGCCTTGACAGGTATTTTAATTACAGTGTATTTACTGGCCAAAAGAGTGGGGATTGATTTTGACGATCTGGAAGCAGCTTCAATTGAGAAAATTGATGATCAAATAGAAAAAGGTCATGAAGCTGAGAGTTGGTATGGTGATTTAAGTGCCCTCAAGTCATATCTAGATAATCAAAAGAGGTGA
- the rplI gene encoding 50S ribosomal protein L9, with amino-acid sequence MKVILKQDVKKLGTAGEVKEVSDGYARNFLIPRGIAVEASKGHMKDLELQRKQEEERQQKLKEEAEELKQKLDNEKVVIYQKTGDEGKLFGSVTNKDVAEELKSKGYTVEKKKIEMEPIKSLGTHKVHVKLHPEVTVDIDVQVSEKK; translated from the coding sequence ATGAAGGTTATTTTAAAACAAGATGTTAAAAAATTAGGAACAGCAGGAGAAGTTAAAGAGGTCAGTGATGGCTATGCTAGAAATTTTTTAATTCCAAGAGGTATAGCTGTTGAAGCAAGCAAAGGACATATGAAAGACTTAGAACTTCAACGCAAACAAGAGGAAGAAAGGCAGCAAAAATTAAAAGAAGAAGCTGAAGAGTTAAAACAAAAATTAGATAATGAAAAAGTTGTTATTTACCAGAAAACTGGAGATGAGGGAAAACTATTTGGTTCTGTAACCAATAAAGATGTAGCTGAAGAACTTAAAAGCAAAGGATACACTGTAGAAAAAAAGAAAATTGAAATGGAACCTATTAAGTCCTTAGGGACACATAAAGTACATGTTAAACTACACCCCGAAGTCACTGTAGATATAGATGTTCAGGTATCAGAAAAAAAGTAA
- a CDS encoding YybS family protein, with product MTGPDNTKNIAEGAILTALFLVLAILTYYTPLFILSFVILPTPYVVIMVRTNFKIFLMAAIVGLAALFTIVDPVFALSMGITALLIGGGLGYAFKAGWKASTAMVMATVAILAIFLAFFGLIQLVLDIDLFQEMLVTFEGAFKSQIEILEMMGAPESQIEELQDVKEIIRENVVIFIPASLVAVSIILAYLQNLINGKILEKLGYVITKLPNFRDWRFPPFFTWFYIISAFMLLFQLDLHGYWGMLAANLFLISNYILLIHGLAFAYWFLNEKKGFSNILIIVILIIGLVMPILNMLLVLIGIIDQLLNLRVKLEKQ from the coding sequence ATGACTGGTCCTGACAATACAAAAAATATAGCAGAAGGAGCTATCCTAACTGCCTTATTTCTAGTACTTGCCATCCTAACTTATTATACTCCATTGTTTATTTTGTCTTTTGTGATACTACCAACTCCCTACGTAGTGATTATGGTACGTACCAATTTTAAAATTTTTCTAATGGCTGCTATTGTAGGTTTGGCAGCACTATTTACAATAGTAGACCCTGTATTTGCACTTAGTATGGGGATAACTGCCTTACTAATTGGAGGAGGTCTAGGCTACGCTTTTAAAGCAGGGTGGAAAGCTTCAACAGCCATGGTTATGGCAACAGTAGCCATTTTAGCAATATTTCTGGCTTTTTTTGGACTCATACAGCTGGTTTTAGATATTGACCTGTTTCAAGAAATGTTAGTTACCTTTGAAGGAGCATTCAAAAGTCAAATAGAGATTTTAGAAATGATGGGTGCCCCTGAAAGTCAAATTGAAGAGTTACAAGATGTTAAAGAAATTATCAGGGAAAATGTTGTGATTTTTATCCCTGCAAGTTTGGTCGCTGTTTCAATTATTCTAGCTTATTTACAAAATCTAATAAATGGTAAAATTTTGGAAAAATTAGGGTATGTAATAACAAAACTTCCAAATTTCAGGGATTGGCGCTTCCCTCCATTTTTTACCTGGTTTTATATAATTTCTGCCTTTATGCTTCTTTTTCAGCTTGACCTGCATGGATACTGGGGCATGTTAGCAGCCAATTTATTTTTAATATCTAATTACATCCTGTTAATTCATGGTTTAGCTTTTGCTTATTGGTTTCTCAATGAAAAAAAAGGTTTCTCAAATATCTTGATTATAGTAATATTAATTATAGGGCTAGTTATGCCTATCTTAAATATGCTCTTAGTTCTGATAGGAATAATTGATCAACTCTTGAATTTAAGGGTTAAATTAGAAAAGCAGTAA
- a CDS encoding single-stranded DNA-binding protein: protein MLNQVVLIGRLTRDPELRYTPGNGVAVCNFGLAVQRPFTNRQGEREADFINIVTWRKVAEQCANHLGKGRMVAVSGRIQMRNYETQEGQKRRVAEVVGENVQFLDWPKGSSGGSNSYGGQDSGDTQVEGDEFGIGGEEYQVEDDDVPF, encoded by the coding sequence TTGCTTAATCAGGTAGTTCTTATCGGTAGGCTAACGAGAGACCCGGAATTGAGGTATACCCCGGGTAATGGTGTGGCTGTCTGTAACTTTGGGTTAGCTGTTCAAAGACCATTTACAAATAGACAAGGAGAACGAGAAGCAGATTTTATCAATATAGTTACCTGGAGAAAAGTAGCTGAACAATGTGCCAATCATTTGGGTAAAGGTCGCATGGTTGCTGTAAGTGGACGAATACAGATGAGAAATTACGAAACTCAGGAAGGTCAAAAGCGTAGAGTTGCGGAAGTTGTGGGTGAAAATGTGCAATTTTTGGACTGGCCCAAAGGTAGTTCCGGCGGTTCAAACAGCTATGGAGGGCAAGATTCCGGTGATACTCAAGTAGAAGGCGATGAATTTGGAATTGGCGGTGAAGAATATCAAGTAGAAGACGATGATGTGCCGTTTTAA
- the rpsR gene encoding 30S ribosomal protein S18 — protein MARRRRRNKVCSFCAEKTTTVSYKDLDRLKKYITERGKILPRRINGNCAKHQRQLTTAIKKARQLALLPYTVEN, from the coding sequence TTGGCCCGTAGAAGAAGGCGAAATAAAGTCTGTAGTTTTTGTGCAGAAAAGACTACAACTGTAAGTTATAAAGATTTAGACCGACTTAAAAAATATATTACTGAGCGTGGAAAAATTTTACCGCGCAGAATCAACGGAAATTGTGCTAAACATCAAAGACAGTTAACTACTGCTATCAAAAAAGCAAGGCAGTTAGCTTTACTTCCGTACACTGTTGAAAACTAA
- a CDS encoding adenylosuccinate synthase, translated as MSSVIVVGSQWGDEGKGKVTDYLAEDSGVIVRYQGGNNAGHTVSIGDKVYKLHLIPSGIFHGNKTCVLGNGMVIDPKSLIEELEYLKNHGITSFELIISDRAHVIMPYHKVIDEMEEQEKGDKKIGTTGKGIGPCYMDKASRVGVRMGDLVDEEELEDKVRWAVEKKNELLKDVYGADGFDSESVIQEYKKYAEKLKPFIKDASVFLEQAYNRGEEILFEGAQGTLLDLDHGTYPYVTASNPVTGGACVGAGAPPHLINSVVGVVKAYSTRVGDGPFPSELTGEIGDQIREKGKEYGTTTGRPRRVGWLDTVILNYSRRINGFNHIALTLLDVLSEFDTIKICVAYKYRGETIEHFPASQKILSECEPVFEELPGWKEDISQIQDWDELPDAAKSYIKRIEDLTSVPVSIVSYGPRRSQTKIRNKIKNK; from the coding sequence ATGTCAAGTGTTATAGTGGTAGGAAGCCAATGGGGAGACGAAGGTAAAGGAAAGGTTACGGACTATCTAGCCGAAGATTCAGGTGTCATCGTTCGCTATCAAGGTGGCAATAATGCAGGACATACTGTTAGTATTGGAGATAAAGTTTATAAATTACATTTGATTCCCTCTGGGATTTTCCATGGTAACAAAACTTGTGTTCTAGGGAATGGTATGGTAATAGACCCCAAAAGCCTGATTGAGGAACTAGAATACTTGAAAAATCATGGTATTACTTCCTTTGAATTGATTATTAGTGACCGGGCTCATGTGATAATGCCATATCATAAAGTCATCGATGAAATGGAGGAACAGGAAAAAGGAGATAAGAAAATTGGTACTACTGGTAAAGGAATTGGCCCATGCTATATGGATAAAGCTTCAAGAGTAGGAGTGAGAATGGGCGACCTAGTTGATGAAGAAGAATTAGAGGACAAAGTGCGCTGGGCCGTTGAGAAAAAAAATGAGCTACTAAAGGATGTATATGGAGCGGACGGTTTTGACTCAGAATCTGTAATTCAAGAGTATAAGAAATATGCCGAGAAACTAAAGCCATTTATTAAAGATGCATCAGTATTTTTAGAGCAAGCATATAATAGGGGTGAAGAGATCCTTTTTGAAGGTGCACAAGGAACTCTACTGGATTTAGACCATGGTACTTATCCTTACGTGACAGCTTCGAATCCTGTAACAGGTGGAGCTTGCGTTGGCGCTGGAGCACCACCCCACCTTATCAACAGTGTAGTAGGTGTGGTCAAAGCATACTCTACCAGAGTTGGTGACGGTCCTTTTCCCAGTGAACTGACAGGTGAAATTGGAGATCAAATTAGGGAAAAAGGCAAGGAGTACGGAACTACTACTGGAAGACCTCGTAGAGTTGGCTGGCTTGACACAGTAATATTAAATTACTCCAGAAGAATTAACGGTTTTAACCATATTGCATTGACATTGCTTGATGTTTTATCAGAATTTGATACAATAAAGATCTGTGTTGCATATAAATATAGAGGAGAAACAATTGAACATTTTCCAGCAAGTCAAAAAATATTATCGGAATGTGAACCGGTATTTGAAGAACTACCTGGTTGGAAAGAAGATATATCTCAGATTCAGGACTGGGATGAATTACCCGATGCAGCTAAATCTTATATTAAAAGAATAGAAGATCTGACCTCTGTACCAGTCTCTATAGTTTCTTATGGTCCCCGGCGATCTCAAACTAAGATAAGAAATAAAATAAAAAATAAATAA